Genomic DNA from Lactuca sativa cultivar Salinas chromosome 8, Lsat_Salinas_v11, whole genome shotgun sequence:
TCGGTCTTCAATGCTACTAATTCAGCTTTCATTCCCTCCACCACTTCCATCAGAGGCATCTGTACAAGTTCTACATCCAACCATTTCCAATATTTGCATTTACCCTTCCACAATAAAATTTCAAAGTAAGATTTCAAATCTGGAATAAATGAATCAGAAAAGAGGGAAAATTTAAGTGAAATTGCTTACCTCATTGCACACCATGAAATGCCTCCCTGGATTCTTTGGTGTTGTTGATGTTAGAATACGTGCAGGGAACCCACAATCACAAGTTTTTGGATCATTCACTGTGGATTTCTTGCTTGATCGATTGAGGGAGGATGAGATGCTGTAGGAGGAAGCCATCGGGTATTAGGGCAACGGGGTATTAGAGCACAATAAATGAACAACAAACGCCCCTCCTTTAATAACAAGAACCCTAGATGCCACGTAGGATCAAAACTGACACGTATGATCAATAAATTCATTGAAACCGGCAAAAACCAGTCGGAAGG
This window encodes:
- the LOC128127947 gene encoding uncharacterized protein LOC128127947, with protein sequence MASSYSISSSLNRSSKKSTVNDPKTCDCGFPARILTSTTPKNPGRHFMVCNEGKCKYWKWLDVELVQMPLMEVVEGMKAELVALKTEVEKVKEDMEQMKKEKYSDAIAMKEKLYKFTIGFLFLIIVYMMK